A region from the Panicum hallii strain FIL2 chromosome 1, PHallii_v3.1, whole genome shotgun sequence genome encodes:
- the LOC112891116 gene encoding peptidyl-prolyl cis-trans isomerase CYP40-like isoform X2, which produces MVGNSVEQEPLRDNTINTACQSGLPTPPSKGSCFHRIVKGFMVQGGDITAGDGTGGQSIYGLNFEDENFVLKHERKGMLSMANAGPNTNGSQFFITTTRTPHLDGKHVVFGRAIKGMGVVRAMEHIPVDEADCPTDDVIIVDCGEIPEGANDGVVNFFKDGDMYPDWPNDLDEKPAEVSWWIDAVESAKAFGNESFKKQDYKTALRKYRKAMRYLDLCWEKEDIDEERSTALRKTKSVIFTNSSACKLKLGDLEGALLDADFALREREDNAKAFFRQGQVCMALNHIDAAVESFKQALELEPNDGGIKRELAAAKKKISDKRDQERKAFSRLFQPSGGSEKSDSENS; this is translated from the exons GGCTCATGTTTCCATCGCATAGTCAAGGGTTTTATGGTACAAGGTGGAGATATAACTGCTGGTGATGGAACTGGGGGACAGTCAATATATGGATTGAATTTTGAGGATGAGAATTTTGTCTTGAAGCATGAGAGGAAAGGGATGTTATCAATGGCAAATGCTGGACCCAACACAAATGGATCTCAGTTTTTCATCACTACCACCCGAACACCTCACCTCGATGGAAAACATGTTGTTTTTGGAAGGGCTATAAAAGGAATGGGCGTGGTTCGTGCAATGGAGCATATTCCTGTTGATGAAGCTGACTGCCCGACTGATGACGTTATTATTGTTGATTGTGGAGAGATACCAGAAGGTGCCAATGATGGAGTTGTTAACTTTTTCAAGGATGGTGACATGTATCCTGATTGGCCAAATGATCTTGATGAAAAGCCTGCAGaagtttcttggtggattgATGCTGTGGAGTCTGCAAAAGCTTTTGGAAATGAAAGTTTCAAg AAACAGGATTACAAGACAGCCCTCAGAAAATACAGAAAAGCCATGCGGTACTTAGATCTTTGCTGGGAGAAAGAAGACATTGATGAAG AGAGGAGCACAGCGCTGCGAAAAACAAAGTCAGTTATATTCACAAATAGCTCT GCTTGCAAACTGAAGTTGGGAGATTTGGAGGGTGCTTTGTTAGATGCAGATTTTGCACTACGTGAAAGGGAGGACAATGCAAAAGCTTTTTTCCGACAAGGACAG GTATGCATGGCGCTCAACCATATTGATGCTGCAGTGGAGAGCTTCAAGCAGGCACTGGAATTAGAACCAAATGATG GAGGAATTAAGCGTGAACTTGCTGCTGCAAAGAAGAAG ATTTCTGACAAACGAGATCAGGAGAGGAAGGCGTTTTCGAGGTTGTTCCAACCTTCAGGAGGATCAGAGAAGAGTGACAGC GAGAATAGTTGA
- the LOC112891098 gene encoding armadillo repeat-containing protein 6 → MAIAISQEAFDAMVRENMEDLGMDADEALADAVEALTLQGADLSGIIKRVPGEAAAAEVSPVVRVLDELKASHSASGGSGQDLDGLVSLIDELRGLCCSGEGSENAAIAVRNGGVEALVALCGSARVAQERLLVSALKALSSVLRDVGSTEKFRQSEGPKIVMDILRGGSESSDLLYAGFSVVAAGSAGNEVVKESFMDLKVDELILHVMREKSKTNVQSLYDAIRVLLTPDDNRVVASQVYGYSRRFAEIGMAEVLVSALCEQVAPSSLPSACAALKSIAVNDEICRSISENGGIDVLLQCIDEAAQQKNKVIARSCCSLLSKLAASDANKSAIIQRGGFDRLLKLTSRFSEDPSIIQEVMSMVTVLTLRSPGNAARAMEVGYGTLAIQALQRFPSSGQTQKQACLMIRNLVVRNPENRTILLNDGAEKLIRKAKVMHGGCKDAASSALRDLGLDNYNA, encoded by the exons ATGGCGATCGCGATCTCGCAGGAGGCCTTCGACGCCATGGTCCGGGAGAACATGGAGGACCTCGGCATGGACGCTGACGAGGCCCTCGCCGACGCCGTTGAAGCCCTCACTCTCCAAGGCGCTGATCTATCCG GGATCATCAAGCGCGTGCCTGgagaggccgcggcggcggaggtgagcCCTGTGGTGCGGGTGCTGGACGAACTGAAGGCCTCTCACAGCGCCAGCGGCGGATCGGGGCAGGATCTCGACGGGTTAGTCTCTCTTATCGATGAGCTGCGCGGCCTGTGCTGCTCCGGAGAGGGGTCGGAGAATGCAGCGATTGCGGTGCGGAATGGCGGCGTGGAGGCGCTCGTTGCCCTGTGCGGGTCGGCTCGAGTTGCACAGGAGAGGCTGCTTGTGTCGGCCTTAAAGGCTCTGAGCTCCGTGCTCCGGG ATGTTGGAAGCACCGAAAAGTTCAGACAAAGTGAGGGGCCCAAAATTGTCATGGATATCTTGAGAGGTGGCTCAGAAAGTTCAGATTTACTGTATGCTGGATTTAGTGTTGTGGCAGCAGGTTCTGCTGGCAATGAAGTTGTGAAAGAATCCTTTATGGACTTAAAGGTTGATGAACTCATTCTACATGTTATGAGGGAGAAATCAAAAACTAATGTGCAAAGCTTGTATGATGCCATACGTGTTCTGTTGACGCCTGATGACAACCGAGTGGTGGCTTCTCAA GTATATGGATACTCCCGGAGATTTGCAGAAATTGGGATGGCAGAAGTTCTTGTCAGTGCACTTTGTGAACAAGTTGCTCCTTCCAGCTTGCCATCTGCTTGTGCTGCTTTAAAGTCAATCGCTGTCAAT GATGAAATATGCCGTTCAATATCTGAAAATGGTGGAATTGATGTGCTGCTTCAATGCATTGATGAGGCTGCTCAACAGAAGAACAAAGTTATTGCAAGATCTTGCTGTTCTTTGTTGTCAAAG CTGGCTGCGAGTGATGCAAACAAGTCTGCTATCATCCAGCgaggtggttttgacagattATTAAAGCTGACATCcagattttctgaagatccttcTATAATACAAGAG GTGATGTCCATGGTGACGGTTCTTACATTGAGATCACCGGGAAATGCAGCACGTGCAATGGAAGTAGGATATGGAACTCTGGCGATCcaggcattgcaaaggttccCCTCCTCCGGCCAGACTCAGAAGCAAGCTTGCCTTATGATTCGCAATCTTGTTGTCCGAAACCCTGAGAACAG GACCATCCTACTTAACGATGGTGCAGAGAAGCTTATTAGAAAGGCCAAGGTGATGCATGGAGGCTGCAAAGATGCTGCCTCGTCAGCCTTGAGGGACCTGGGCTTGGACAATTACAACGCATAG
- the LOC112891105 gene encoding uncharacterized protein LOC112891105: MELITPPPQEFLVGSASAGAYTPKSAIMNPFASGDEVAASNPFLATAVTAPPSPNPFEHLPPGASDADPFDLFQHFTSAPASPARAAAIYAQFDSVDGGGGGKVDGDAGFQPRVSYSTVASTVPFNWEEKPGKPKPEFASVAAVTVEGGEVDDTDFDFGVLLDKAAQAQELTTADELFDEGKIRPLKPPPRLLEGGSVGSSPRSARSVMWSPRLRRSLVRPGGADFDPFAAALAKAANAPSPLGAGSKDDVSGVELASSPENPADPATTATSTPPTSTNGRRKKWRLSDLLLFRRVSGKGRDAGNISRDPVFKYAPVQQLGTPVKTASSGPAAAEGEVSSSKHKKQSKKAAPEGGLQLPHRQGMMGCVRLHPGLHRLAKGFHGHSAHLGARGTARSAMKG; this comes from the coding sequence ATGGAGCTCatcacgccgccgccgcaagaaTTCCTGGTCGGCAGCGCATCCGCCGGCGCCTACACCCCAAAGTCCGCGATCATGAACCCGTTCGCCTCCGGCGACGAAGTGGCGGCGAGCAACCCGTTCCTGGCCACGGCGGTGACCGCGCCCCCCTCGCCCAACCCGTTCGAGCACCTCCCGCCCGGCGCCTCCGACGCTGACCCCTTCGACCTCTTCCAGCACTTCACCAGCGCCCCCGCCAGCCCCGCGCGGGCCGCCGCCATATACGCGCAGTTCGACagcgtcgacggcggcggcggcggcaaggtcgACGGCGACGCGGGTTTTCAGCCCCGCGTGTCCTACTCCACGGTCGCCTCCACCGTGCCGTTCAACTGGGAGGAGAAGCCGGGGAAGCCGAAGCCCGAGTTCGCCAGCGTGGCCGCCGTGACGGTGGAGGGAGGCGAGGTGGACGACACGGACTTCGACTTCGGCGTCCTCCTCGACAAGGCCGCGCAGGCGCAGGAACTGACGACGGCCGACGAGCTCTTCGACGAGGGAAAGATACGCCCTCTGAAGCCACCGCCGCGCTTGCTCGAAGGCGGCAGCGTCGGATCGTCGCCACGGTCGGCGAGGTCCGTGATGTGGTCTCCCCGGCTGCGGCGGAGCCTTGTCAGGCCCGGTGGCGCCGACTTCGACCCGTTCGCGGCCGCTCTGGCGAAGGCAGCCAACGCCCCCTCCCCTCTTGGCGCTGGCAGCAAAGACGACGTGAGCGGCGTCGAGTTAGCCTCGTCACCGGAGAACCCAGCAGACCCTGCCACGACGGCGACCTCCACTCCCCCGACCTCGACCAATGGCCGAAGGAAGAAGTGGCGGCTCAGCGACCTGCTCCTGTTCCGGAGGGTATCAGGCAAAGGCCGCGACGCCGGCAACATTAGCAGGGACCCGGTGTTCAAATACGCACCGGTGCAACAGCTTGGCACGCCGGTGAAGACGGCGAGCTCAGGACCCGCGGCTGCCGAAGGAGAGGTCTCATCGAGCAAGCACAAGAAGCAGAGCAAGAAGGCGGCACCAGAGGGCGGCCTGCAGCTGCCGCACCGGCAGGGCATGATGGGGTGCGTCCGGCTGCACCCCGGCCTGCACCGGCTGGCCAAAGGGTTCCACGGCCACTCGGCGCACCTCGGCGCCCGCGGCACCGCCAGGTCGGCCATGAAAGGGTAA